The DNA window catctatcgtgaccacagcacagcatcgatctcctcttcgcttctgtttagatgacttctcagcactctcgagcactgtccgaattgcatccactgtcgatgctcctttgcggaaaccgatctgcatcttggacagtccgcgctcaccttccgtgaatttcgtcaacctgttatgaatgatcctttccaggagttttccgagtgtatccagcaggcatatgagCCTGTACGAGGCCGGATCGCCAAGTGGCTTTCatggctttggcagcaacaccagctcttggaccttccacattgcgggaagttgccttcatttaggcacttctgcagcactatgctgaacatgtccggatatgccaggatcgcagctttcagtaccacgtttggtatttcaTCCttaccaggggctttctttgattttagtcgcttcgatgcttctggtagctcgtcgttagtcccttgccgatccgtgtttgttccttcttcttcgccgtacggtgtcggtggccatatagttgggtcgtgcttcgggaaaagaccctcgatgattgtcttcagcttgctcggacacatttcggctggcgtcatcgggcccttcattttcgccatcacgaataggtatgcgtcaccccagggttaggcgtctacttctcagcatagctccttgtggcaatctgacttgctaagtctgatctcccgttttaaagcggccctagcttcccgaaacgctgccttacgctcttctctatctggttccgacattgctctttgagcccgccttctggctctgagacaagcagcgcgtaacgtattaagcgtctcgttccaccagtaagctggacgccgtttgttgcgtggttccagttttcgcggcattgtggcgtcacaagccgccacaatccttcttgttaggtcagccgcatccacgttctcggtctcgccgttcgaccgaagtgcctcaacaaagaggtctttgttgaaagttttctccaatcggaaaatgtctgtgtgcacatcggttacttggAGATGGCCGAATCGATTTTATCAAacataatctcaaatgaaagccataGGTTTCTATTGAATCCGACCTCCGTttccggagttactggttgAGAAGGGTGGTCATACAGTAaatccccatataaactggtaccactatgTACCACATATCCTAAATACAAATCTACGATCTAGTAGATTAactaagttactttcgaaatcgaaaagcCTTTgtacaaatgtctcaagtctcaacgagaatagtagattaaataagttactttcgaaatctaAAGACTCATGTAAGCTCGATTAGAACTGCtgatggtgaatactcgtctgacgaagatgtagtactcaactgtcttttaaACACACACTTTTTCACGAAAGTAATCGTATTttgggagtttttctcgatattgaaggtgcttttgacaacgtgtctttcgaatccattttggaagcatcaCGAGGTCATGTAGTACCtttatatatcacgaactggatacataCATTGCTTAGTAACCGACATCTGTGGTCATCGTTAAGATAAGTAGAGATAAgcaaactgagtgtctgcggatgtcctcaaggtagtCACAACTTCTATGGAATCTTtccgccgatggcttgttgatgaaacttaatgagcttggctTTCCGACGGTTTCGCGGATGATTATCACATAATGATCATCGgtatttgcaatattttttttttttttgatttgatgcaacaagccatatgtgttgttgagcaatggtgtcttcatgttggactatcagttaatcaaaataaaacatcaatagtGCTTTTCTTGCAACGACGGATTACAACTGGAGCTcgtccgttgcagttctttCTCTGAAAgtattgtcgcagatcaagttaagtacgttgggataATTCTGGACTCAAAACTTAATAggtcagctcacatcgatttcagaatgaAGTAAGTTTGaatggccttcggccaatgtagacggattttcagcaaattttggggactcaaaccaaAGTATATTCAGTGCATCTACACAATTgatagaccaatactggcatacgagTGCCTGGTGTGGTGggagaagggagaagtcatgacaattcAATCAAagtcttcagaggatggtcttgatggcgatgactggtgcgttctcgacaacacctactgctgctctagaggcactcttgaacataaaaacactgtgtttctgaaacaagaagcatttTCTTGTGCacaccgtcttaaggttactgtgctttggaacagtaactagccacacaagactgtgaaCTTAAATGGTTACTTGTGATGAGTATATACTTGCTCCCAGTAAACCACACCCAGGGCTGGTTATTGAAAACTAATAACTgcccttacacgatcaatattaTTGTCAAAACCTGCCTGTCAAACTTCAATGTCTAAGTGAAAAGTTCGTTCGCATAGTTTCTGCTCGCTCAGAATACCTCCCACTATACTACCGccatacgcataattgtcccatgtgtatagggaatcccgtagcacatgggacagttatgtgTATAACGGCAGTACAGGCTGTGGCTGAACACAACAGTTTCGACGCAGTCACCGAAGATCATCTGCATATTGGTCGATTGGAATTTCACCCTCCTAATCGGGTTATGTTCTCTAATGACTTTAACCGACTAAATGGAGGTGTCCCTTGTTTGTCGCTGCCATCGCCGGGACGCCCGTTATACAGTACTACGGAAACtcccgagcgctccgacgcagtcgcgctactagccagcgaccagcttagtcgtcccggccgtgcgttcggaggtcgtgagaGGGCTTTCCGAAATGCCTTCTCAGGCAAGTAATTTGCTTTAATTGATAATCCGATCCCTGAAAACTTCTTGGTTCATAGCACACCGTCGTGTGCAACACTTGATTTCCTGATTATCTACTACCAGAACATAcgtggaatgagaacaaaaacaCAGGCCTTCTTGCTTGCCCTCGCTTCCTGCGAATACGACATTATCGTTCTCACCGAAACCTGGCTACGTGATGATATATTAAACGCTGATCTATCGACGAACTACGCAATCTATCGATGCGAGGCCGAACAGTGATCCTGACTAGTACTAGTACGTTTACTCCTCTGCTGTCCACAGCATTCTGGACAAAGCTAATAGGCgcgacaatgtacttgttgtaGGTGATTACAATCTCCCTCATCTCCGGTGGATTTTCGATGACGATTATAAGTGCTACCTTCCTGAAAATGCAACATTGGATCAAGAGAAGGCCCTCACAGAAACGTCGGTGGCTTGTATCAAATCTACTCTCTTAGCAACGTGAGTGGACGGACTCTCGATCTAGCTTTCGTTAACGACGCGGACGTGATCGTACTGATTGAGCCTCCGACATCTATTCTCCAGGTAGACCCTCACCATAAGCCCTTCGTTTTAAGATTTGACACGCGTTCTGGCAATGGCAACGTTTTCATTTTACTCGATGCAACCTATGAAGTCTGAACAGCCATTGGTGCAATCAATTGGCGTGATGCTGGTTGGAAATGATTTAGATCAGGCAGTTACGGCGTTCTGTGATGCTATATTTGAGATTCTTCGTCGTAATTAAAAAAACGAGTCAGCGGAAAAGCAGATTATAAGTTTCCGTGGTGGAATGCCGAGCTTGGTCGGCTCCGTACTCTGAAAACAACGAAAGCGATACTTACATTATATGTCAGATGACAACGAAGCTATTCTTCGTCAAACTGAACTGAAATATGAAACAGCCCGGAACAGTGCTTTCGGTGAATATCTGAACCAACTTCAACGCAGCATTCGAAATAATCCCTCAACATTCTGGACGTTTGTAAGTATCAGAAAACGTTCCGGGGGTATACCAGAAAATGTCTATCAGTGTCTATGTCCAGCGTTGATCCGTTGAAATGGCCTGGTCCGGATTGCTTGCCTTGCTTGCTGCCTGGTCCGGATTGCTTACCTGTCGAACTTGATTACGtaaacaagctttctagttccagttgtagagaagcgtcaacaagtggacgctaTATTTTTTGATTGCTCGAAAGCAATTGAATAGGTGTCccacaaaattgttgttttaaaactgGAGCGTCTAGGTTTTCCCAGATGGGTACCCAGATGGCTACATTCTTACTTTTCACAACGATCCgccttcgttagaattggcTCCACACGCTCAAGTGCATTcgaaacgccaaccggtgtgcctcaaggaagtcgcctttctcttattcatcaacgacctcTACACCCGCATCAAGTCTGGAAAAGTACTCCATGCCGAGCAATTAtaaggcgttgcgaatatacCCTTCTAGCCTGTGTCCTCCAGAGGGAACATTTTATCCGTGACGAGCACAGcactgcaacaacggcgaaggctttCGCAACATTGGGTTTTATATTAAGGAACGCagtcgattttgtggatttctacCCACTGAAATCTTTATACTGCATACTGGTTCGGAGCACCTTGGAGTATGCCTtacaagtatgggcgccatacaacgccgttcGAAGTAACCGGCTGGAGTGCGTTCAGAGAAGCTTTGTACGATTTGCGCTCAGAAAACTGTCTTGGATCGAACGTCTTCTGTCGTATGCgtgttgctagatttgccaacgctggagtatcgccacacttcccgatcagaatgaaacaagagggtgtcactcctgtcatccgctattgagatatacagactttgacagtagtcaacatatagTGGGCCTAGCCGCCTCTAGGCCCACGCCGCCCGTgtaatagcattgggttgtttttattttaacaaaggcagatgttggctaggacaaaatggctgcctagcagggggctggaatgaaataacaagattataacagaacacaatttttgtaacatattgtgttataaattagatCTCGTTAGTAgtaaaaataacagaaatttataacaagtaacaacgcgaaatatagttttgaaatatttctgttatgtgtttctgatcgggtttcttgcaaagaatgttcattttcgatatgaCGTCGAACATTATTAACTGTCCCGACATTTTCTCAaggattaatttgtttgttcctCCTCGCGGTACCGGCATCGTTCAACATATAGCCAGAATAATTCGGTAGACAGATGTCGTAGCAAAATCAAAGAAACTGCTTTAGTTTATGGtttccataccactaaatctaGTTATAGGTTAGCAATTAgacttttttaacattgacaccAACAGTAGCATTAAGTGTAATCTCTATGGTATACACCGAAGACGTAATAATAATTAAAATCATGTCATCatcaactccggaaccgaatgtcggatcagaatgaaatacttgaaattattaatagtttaattattaattattatcaCCGTATGTAATGTACCCAGTAAAAGAGTTTTGCTACCGAACCTGCGAAACACTAAATATTGGGACCGGTCTTCAAAATATAGCGCATCGCACAAATATTCAGTTTTGTTCATACAGAATAAGGCTCAAATTTCAGAATAAGGCtgattaacaaaaacaaatttatgcACCAAAAAATAGGCATCGCAAGTTTAGTTTGCCTTCTTACCCCACCGCGCATCAGACCAGATCAGTGTGCTTTTCATTCGACTTCCAAAAGTCGAATAAAGCACAGAAATATATGCTGGACTTATATATCCTCCCAATATTGGATTGTTTCTTAGGTGCTCCAAATTGATGGCTCTGCCTGAAATATACTGGAAAACTTCGGTTTTCCAGcacaaaataaataatataataaaataaaatcttttGCGTTTCTTTACATCTGATGGAAGAGAACAAATTTTGATTAACGGAATTTTCGGAATGTCGGTTTGAACCATATCTTCTGGAATTAACCCGACGATTGTTGTTAAATATCAGTTTTATTTCCGATAAAGATGGTATGAACCACACACATTGTTCCatcatttttttgccatttacTTGCATTAAGTGAAACATACAGACAACAATTAGCTGCGTGCTTACGCTACAAATTTTTGCTTCATCGATTTTAGTTAGCCTTTTGTAATGTGTTGCTGTGTGAGTGTCTGCATTTTATACGGTTATGGTTGGCAATAGCTGACTAGAATTATCGGTTAGTGTTGGCGGACAAATATTTGACAATCAGAGCTGCTAGAATATGTATAAGGGACTGCAAATGGAGTGATGGATGCTCACATGGTGAGAAGAAATCGGTAGAGcttaaaatatatttacaaaaTTGTTCCTAAACAGGTTCATATCATCGTACTTGTTGCGCTGCTGTTGATAATGGTGATACTCTTCAAAGTAGGACATATGGTGGGATGGTGGCGGTGGGAATGGTTTGAAATTGAAACCATTATAGGGGCTATTGCTAACACTGGCTGCTGTCGCACTCGGTGGGAACAAACCAGCGCTGCTTGAGTAGTTTGTGGCCGTTGACTGGCCTGCCGATGCCGCAGCGGAGGATTCCCCAGCGGTAGTCAACGTAGACGATGTGCGACTGTAGTGGTGAAGAGTGTTCTGCGGTTGAGCGTACGGATGGGCAAAGATCCCGGGTGGGTGAAGCGGTTGCTGCGTTTGTTTTTGCTGCTGTCATGTTACCAGTGCTTGACCATTGGTTCCATGAACGCGCATGTGTCGGTTAAGATTGCCGGATTGGGAGAATCTGTAAGCGGGCAAAAGATCAAATTAAGATCATGGTGTTATTTGATGTTTAACAGTAAATCATTTTACCTCAGCAAACACAGTTTACACTGGTAGGGCTTTTCGCCACTGTGTATCCTCAAGTGCTTTGTGAGAGTTGAGCTATCGCTGAATGCTTTTTTGCAAGCCCTACATCGATACGGACGTTCGCCTGAATGGGTGCGCATGTGCGTCGTCACACTGGAACTCTGTGAAAATCGCCTATCGCATATGGGACATCGGAACGGTTTCTGTCCGGTGTGGGTTCGGATGTGGGCGGCAAGATTGGCCGCCTGGCTGAAACTCTTACTACAGTCCGAACATCGGTAGGGTCGTTCTCCGGAGTGCGTTCGGAGGTGCGTTTTAAGCGTACTTGGTCGAGCATATGTTTTCCCACACAGCCGACATAGGTTAGGTTTGTTGTCACCGTTCTGGCCGTCACTTCCGCTTCCATCTTCGTCTTCAAAGCTTATGCCCAAAGACTTCTCTGTCTTCATTTTCAGATGAAAATCAGTTTGTTCGAATTCTTGTGGGCTCTTTGGTGGGGAGTAGTCGGCACCTTGCTGGTAGTATGGCTTCTGATGATGCGACTGTAGGCTAGAGCTTTTGGATGCTTCCAGTATAGGGGACAGATTCTGCGTTTGACTTTGTGGCCTGAAGTCCGCCGTGAACGAGTAAGTAGCACCGGCCGGGTATGGCACTGGGCTGAGCAGCGGCGGATAAAGTACATTAACCGAGGACGATGGCGTTTGATGGCCCCACTGAACCTGGGGACACTGCATGGGCATCGTTCCGTCCGCGCCGTAACCGTGCATCGTCATGTTCATGCTAACGTTCACACTCATGCTCGGATAGATTGGCGCCGGATGTTGTGCACAGGACGATTCGTAGTAGCTCGAGGGGTACGATCCACTCTGAGATTGAGCTTGACTGTAGTGCGAATTGTGATTATGATGGCCTACGGGCGAGAGAAGCACCTGCGGGTGAACAGTGTACGAAAGTGACGCCTGCGGAGGGACAAATCCTGGAGACGCTGTCTGCATCTGCTGCGGATCAGGACTTTGCTTCAGGACAGCATGCTTAAGGGACAGCAGCACATCCGCGACGTCGTGCGTTGGCCGTTCCGGTCTACTGAAAAGAGGGGAAAATATGAAGAGAAAGGTATTGCTGAATCTATTAATCTGTAAAATGACGGattatttttgtttcattttgcaGAACATCTGataaaacatatttatttaaaGTTTAAATATCTTGTTTGGCAGTCTATTTGTACCTATGGTTTTAAAAGCGACAGTTTTGTTACATACGGCATCGTTTACCAGTGAAATTACACGAAAGAGTGTCTGAAAATGGACTGCAGTCTTTCCCAAAGGAGCACCTAGTTCTTTTCACCGTATTCGGCATTCTGCCAGTACTGAAAACATCTCAGGGAGTGTTACGTCGCCAACAACGTGTACATCATGCCTACGGACAACAACTCTCACAACACGCAGCTTGATGAAATCCCAATATTTCTCGCTTGGGCGGCGTTCTAGCCCAAACGAGAAATATTCGGATTTCATCAAGCAAAACCCAACCGTAACGAGAAGTGATGTCAGAACCATAAAAAACCATAACAACCATCTGGTAATTTGCTCAACTTGTGACTTTTTCCAATTTATAAACCCAGTCTCACTCGCGAACATATCAACGCTCATTTCCATGGGATCGTGAAATCTCTACGCCCCAAAATTACGTatactcaatatcacaatcagaatcacagTGCGCTGTAACTGGCCTTAAGGTTCCCCCACACTGACGCGATTATGTAGCAGCGACTGCGAAAATTTCGCTTAGCGATTTCGTCGCGCTTCCTGCGACAGTGCGATTCGCATGTGTGCCCACACCGGCGCGAATTTCGCATTACAAGCGACACAAAGTgacatttgcaaactatagtagcTAGATGGGACAACCTCAATTTTAATCTCATGGTAAACGACGTATGTTGtcctaaaatttcaaaaaatatttttcgattgtTTTATCAGTCATTCAGTGAGAatagttctcgacaaacatatgattactgcctaaaagccaactgtcaaaatccactttgaatggaaattccggacaaaccgttacacaccaatcacagatgttgataataaacgaaagagaaaagttttctctttcataaactgttgtgaactgtgttcgactagtaacggtttgtctggaatttccattcaaagtggattttgacagctggcttttaggccgtaatcatatgtttgtcgagagtttATCTGtccgcgtgtctttatatttaaaacatcgtctttgGGTCGTTTGTTCGACACAGTAATAGCGTTTttgcttgaacctgaaactgagtcgggttctaaccccaaccgctgtcagttcatacattttgaccaACCAAAACACATAACATAACACAAACAAACACATAAAAACCACATAAGAAAACAAGCAAGAAAAGAGGATAGTAAATCAGTTGACTATAATATTGCATTATTCAATAAGCTGTTTTGAACTATAGTGTACCAAGAAGCGCAGCGCTAGTTCAGCAACAGAGAAATATACCTCAGAAGAATCAACTTTCACCGCTGAACAGGTTCGTGTTCTTGTCCGCGAATGTGACATCGGAGGTCGTAAACTACTGTTTGATTCCAGTGCAGTCGAGAAAATTTCCGGCGAATACAATGCAGCAACAACGTCCACTTGCAGTACCGCAATACAAAGCCACAAAGCGATCCAACAGCGTGGGAAATTTTATCATCGCAAAATTTTATATCAGCACAACAGCTAAACCAAAAGTGATACCACGTCGATGGCCGAAATGATTTTTGGTTCTGCACCGATAGTATTCCAGGACAGCAGTTTGAAGGTACATTAATTGAAAACTCGAAA is part of the Topomyia yanbarensis strain Yona2022 chromosome 1, ASM3024719v1, whole genome shotgun sequence genome and encodes:
- the LOC131677685 gene encoding protein glass isoform X2, with amino-acid sequence MYISCESAGSTTSMEPETGYVPNNPLFGVPLDSPQECPSSCGGSGCSSCQENTSLPLSGLPGSDFVDCGNCLDHNGALSSQTNLGNYWSEDMSSFPGLPPLDIDPLPSLFPFSPCGASYKPERPTHDVADVLLSLKHAVLKQSPDPQQMQTASPGFVPPQASLSYTVHPQVLLSPVGHHNHNSHYSQAQSQSGSYPSSYYESSCAQHPAPIYPSMSVNVSMNMTMHGYGADGTMPMQCPQVQWGHQTPSSSVNVLYPPLLSPVPYPAGATYSFTADFRPQSQTQNLSPILEASKSSSLQSHHQKPYYQQGADYSPPKSPQEFEQTDFHLKMKTEKSLGISFEDEDGSGSDGQNGDNKPNLCRLCGKTYARPSTLKTHLRTHSGERPYRCSDCSKSFSQAANLAAHIRTHTGQKPFRCPICDRRFSQSSSVTTHMRTHSGERPYRCRACKKAFSDSSTLTKHLRIHSGEKPYQCKLCLLRFSQSGNLNRHMRVHGTNGQALVT
- the LOC131677685 gene encoding protein glass isoform X1, giving the protein MYISCESAGSTTSMEPETGYVPNNPLFGVPLDSPQECPSSCGGSGCSSCQENTSLPLSGLPGSDFVDCGNCLDHNGALSSQTNLGNYWSEDMSSFPGLPPLDIDPLPSLFPFSPCGASYNRPERPTHDVADVLLSLKHAVLKQSPDPQQMQTASPGFVPPQASLSYTVHPQVLLSPVGHHNHNSHYSQAQSQSGSYPSSYYESSCAQHPAPIYPSMSVNVSMNMTMHGYGADGTMPMQCPQVQWGHQTPSSSVNVLYPPLLSPVPYPAGATYSFTADFRPQSQTQNLSPILEASKSSSLQSHHQKPYYQQGADYSPPKSPQEFEQTDFHLKMKTEKSLGISFEDEDGSGSDGQNGDNKPNLCRLCGKTYARPSTLKTHLRTHSGERPYRCSDCSKSFSQAANLAAHIRTHTGQKPFRCPICDRRFSQSSSVTTHMRTHSGERPYRCRACKKAFSDSSTLTKHLRIHSGEKPYQCKLCLLRFSQSGNLNRHMRVHGTNGQALVT